GGGAAAGTTTGCGTTTAGTGCAATGGCTGAGGTGTAAGCTGATGTTCATGTTACTGGGGATTTGAAAAGTGAATGTATAGGCGACCATTTTTAATGGCTTATTAATAATTTTTTGGTTTTTATTGGATTTGTAGGAAATTCACTTAACTGCGACATTAGAATGGAACTGCATGGTGATAGAACAGATGGGACCAGTCAAATGGAACCGGTCCAACAGCCACTTATATCTGGAATTCCTGATGATATTGCTCTTTTCTGCATGGCAAGGGTTCCTCGAAAGTACCATACAGTCCTAAAGTGTGTTTCAAGAAGATGGCGGCACTTGGTGGGCAGTGAAGAGTGGCATTCCTACCGTCGAAAGCATACACTTGACGAGACTTGGATCTATGCTTTGTGCCGAGACAAGTTGGAGCGTGTTTGCTTGTATGTGTTGGATCCAAACTCAGCAAGAAGGAGTTGGAAGCTTGTTAATGAGCTTCCACCTCGCACCTTGAAGAGAAAAGGCATGGGTTTTGAAGTGCTAGGAAAGAAAATTTACTTGTTGGGTGGTTGTGGTTGGTGTGAAGATGCTACAGATGAGGTCTACTACTATGATGCTTCCCTGAACACTTGGAGTGAAGCTGCTCCCTTATCTACCGCTAGGTAATGTGCCTTTTTTGCAGAGTTGTTTGCACTCACATGAAGCTTGAACCCCAGGCTCAATAGGCCTTCAGCTGCTGCAAATTTCTCATTGATTTTGTTGTTAATAGAAAAATCAATTGCATATAATTGTGTTGTTTCATTTCTTTGTAATTGACGCTTAAATTTATTTTTCATGTGCAGGTGCTATTTCGCCTGTGAAGTATTGGATGAGAAAATATATTCCATTGGTGGATTAGGTTCAAATTCAAGTGATCCACATTCTTGGGACATTTATGATCCTAGCACGAATAGTTGGATATTTCATTCTGACGCAAACATTGTTCCTGAAATTGAGGATTCTGTGGTCATGGATGGGAAAA
Above is a window of Fragaria vesca subsp. vesca linkage group LG7, FraVesHawaii_1.0, whole genome shotgun sequence DNA encoding:
- the LOC101302392 gene encoding F-box/kelch-repeat protein SKIP4-like, coding for MELHGDRTDGTSQMEPVQQPLISGIPDDIALFCMARVPRKYHTVLKCVSRRWRHLVGSEEWHSYRRKHTLDETWIYALCRDKLERVCLYVLDPNSARRSWKLVNELPPRTLKRKGMGFEVLGKKIYLLGGCGWCEDATDEVYYYDASLNTWSEAAPLSTARCYFACEVLDEKIYSIGGLGSNSSDPHSWDIYDPSTNSWIFHSDANIVPEIEDSVVMDGKIYIRCGTSAVTSHVYAVVYEPSSGTWQHADADMVSGWRGPAVVIGGTLYVLDQSSGTRLMMWQKETREWIPVGRLSSLLTRPPCQLVAVGKSIYVVGKGLSTVMFDVENAGNMEGVIVSSSIPRLNSDDDVISCKCLSI